CCAGAAAAGCCCGAACTGCGCTGCCGGAACGGTTCAGCAAGTAAAACCGTAATTTTACCCACGGTGCTACGTTAAGACAAGAACGGGCCAGTAAGCTGAACGAATCGGCGTGGGGCCCGCGTTTTGAGCCTGACATCTGCCCTGAGCTATTTTGCTGCTTTGACAACATCACGGATTCTTTTTCTGCGCCAGCTGCCTGCCGCCTCGGCGGCTGTACTGCTGGCAGCCGGGCTGAGCGGCTGCGCCTCGGAGCGCCGCTCGGTGGTGGGCCACGCCTACGACAACGTAGTAGCCCGCGACAACGCCTACTTCCTGGCCCGCGAGAAACTACTCGCCACTGAGGACGCCTTGTATAAAGCGCGCGTCAACGACTATAACCGGGTGCTGCCTCTGCTGCCGACGCTGGACGATGCGGCCGTGGCCAAAGTTACGGCCGACCTCGATGATGTCATCAAAAAAGCCTCGCTGCCCATTCAGCACCGCCCCGGCTCCGACTGGACCGACGACAGCTACTTGCTCATCGGCAAGGCCCGCTATTATAAAAAGGAGTTCGAGGATGCGGCCAAGACGTTTAAATACATCAACACCACCACGCAGGACCCCAACGCCAAGCACGAATCTCTGATTTGGCTGATGCGCACGTTTCTGGCTACCAAGGAGCTGGACAATGCCAAGGCCGTGTCGGATGTTCTGGACAAAGAGCAGGGCGTGCCGCGGAACGCGCGGGAGCTGTTCTTAACGCGGGCGGCGTACCACTTGCAGCTCAACGAGCCGGAGAAGGCCATTGAAAACCTGGAACGAGCCCTGCCCTACATCGAGCCCAAGAATGAAAAGTCGCGCACGCGCTACATCCTGGCTCAGCTCTACCAGGCTCAGGGCCGCGACAAAGAAGCGTACGTGCACCTGGATGAAATTCTGAAGCGCAACCCGCCCTACGAGCTAGACTTCTTCAGCAAGCTCATGCTAGGGCAGGTGTCGGACCTGAACCAGAACGACCGGGTCCGGCTGGACAAGTACTTCACCAAGCTGCTGAAAAACCCGAATAACAAGGAGTACCGCGACAAGATCTATTACGAGATGGGGCGGCTGGAGTACCGGCGGGCGGATCTGGCTCAAGCCCTGGCCCTGCTGCAAAAGTCGGTGCGGACGCCGGGGGCTAGCCAGGTGCAGAAGTCGTACGCCTACTTGCTCACCGGACGCATCTACTACGAAAACCTCCAGAAGTACCGCCTGGCTGCTGCTTACTACGACAGCACCGTGCAGGCTTTGCCCCGCGAGGCCCCGGAGTACGCGGCCATTGCCGAGCGGGCCGCTACGCTCAAGGACTTTGCCCAGCAGATAACTATCATCGAAACCCAGGACAGCCTGCAAGCTTTGGCCCGCCTGGATACGGCCACGCTCCGCACCCGCCTTACTGCGTATGCCCAAGCCGAGCTGGACGCTAAGCGCCGGGAAGCTGAGCGCCTGGCTGCTCAGCAGGCCCGCGAGGAGGAGCGCAGCCGCCAGGCCGCCGTGCCGGCCGGTATCAATGCGGCCCGCGACGGACAGCCTGACCTCGACGCCACGGCTTTTGCTGAGATGAACACCGGCGCCAAGTGGTACTTCGACAACCCGACCAGCCTGGGCACGGCCCGCAGCGAGTTTATCCGCCGCTGGGGCGACCGGCCCTTGCAGGACAACTGGCGCACGGTAAGCCAGGTCAGCAACTCGCCCGTAACGGCCCAGGGCGGCAATGTGCCGGTCAGCATTGCCGGCAACACCAGCACCGTGGTGAACGGCGGGGCGGCCGCCGCGGCGCCCCCACCCGATCCGGCCGCGCAGCTGCGCACCTTGGTGGAGCAATACCGCCAGAACGTTCCTCTTACTCCCGCCCTGTTGCAGACCTCCAACCTGCAAACGGAGGAGGCTTTGTACGCGCTGGGAGGCATTTACAAGCAGCAGTTGCGGGAACCCGTGCGGGCCGCCGAAACCTACGAGCGGCTGCTGACCCGGTTTCCGCAGGGCCGGCACACGCCGGAGGCACTTTACATTCTATACCTTATTTATAAGGAGCAAAACGACACCCCCAAGGCTGAAGGCTACGCTCAGCGTCTGCGCGAGGCGTACCCCAACTCCTCGTATGCCCGCCTGGTGGCCGACCCGGAATACTTGCGGCGCACGTCGGCAGTTAACGCGCAGGTGGCCGCGCTGGTAGATTCGGCCTTTATCTTCTACAAGCAGCAGGAATTCAAAAAATCGGCCGCCGTGCTGGCGCGGGCCCGCCGCCAGTATCCGGAAAACGACTTCAACGACCGGGTGGCTTTCCTGAATGCCCTGCTCACCATTCGTACCCAGCCCCCGCTGACGGCTAAAGCAGCCGTGGAGAAATTTTACAAAGACTACCCCCAAAGCCCGCTGGCACCCCAGGCCGCCTCCTTGCTTTCTACCTATCAGCAGCAGGAGCAGGGGCAGATTACGGGGGCCCTGGCCTCTACCGATAAGCCGGTCATTTCCATGTTCCGGCCAGGTGAGGTCGATAACCGCCTGCGCATTTTCTACGGGGAGAATGAGTCGCCGGCCGCTCCGGTTGCCCAAGCGCCACCAGCTCCGGCTCCCACTGCCGCACCTGGCGCTCCAAC
This region of Hymenobacter sp. YIM 151500-1 genomic DNA includes:
- a CDS encoding type IX secretion system periplasmic lipoprotein PorW/SprE gives rise to the protein MTTSRILFLRQLPAASAAVLLAAGLSGCASERRSVVGHAYDNVVARDNAYFLAREKLLATEDALYKARVNDYNRVLPLLPTLDDAAVAKVTADLDDVIKKASLPIQHRPGSDWTDDSYLLIGKARYYKKEFEDAAKTFKYINTTTQDPNAKHESLIWLMRTFLATKELDNAKAVSDVLDKEQGVPRNARELFLTRAAYHLQLNEPEKAIENLERALPYIEPKNEKSRTRYILAQLYQAQGRDKEAYVHLDEILKRNPPYELDFFSKLMLGQVSDLNQNDRVRLDKYFTKLLKNPNNKEYRDKIYYEMGRLEYRRADLAQALALLQKSVRTPGASQVQKSYAYLLTGRIYYENLQKYRLAAAYYDSTVQALPREAPEYAAIAERAATLKDFAQQITIIETQDSLQALARLDTATLRTRLTAYAQAELDAKRREAERLAAQQAREEERSRQAAVPAGINAARDGQPDLDATAFAEMNTGAKWYFDNPTSLGTARSEFIRRWGDRPLQDNWRTVSQVSNSPVTAQGGNVPVSIAGNTSTVVNGGAAAAAPPPDPAAQLRTLVEQYRQNVPLTPALLQTSNLQTEEALYALGGIYKQQLREPVRAAETYERLLTRFPQGRHTPEALYILYLIYKEQNDTPKAEGYAQRLREAYPNSSYARLVADPEYLRRTSAVNAQVAALVDSAFIFYKQQEFKKSAAVLARARRQYPENDFNDRVAFLNALLTIRTQPPLTAKAAVEKFYKDYPQSPLAPQAASLLSTYQQQEQGQITGALASTDKPVISMFRPGEVDNRLRIFYGENESPAAPVAQAPPAPAPTAAPGAPTTGNPAPAAASPTPTPTAAPPATPDAPPASTPAPATPPVASPAPPVVDEAKAARMAAAQARARGKKPAPAPRKPAATPAPTEAAPVASTPPAANPAPKPVPASTPASTPAASAPATAATPAPAAPASAVPAVPYKTNLSAPHVVVLVLAKDAAVLPSLPGQLTSYNGRYFKANNLQVRQQSLGSAQELVVVEPFAGSKVAQSYALKLRGPQSPLSKLRGAGYQTLLISIDNLPLLLQSGDLDAYQRFYQQQYR